A genomic segment from Longimicrobium sp. encodes:
- a CDS encoding CPXCG motif-containing cysteine-rich protein codes for MIYIQMPPEDADDEALDAEFPLGDGTADTVALVQCPYCGEEMEMALDPGSGPRQEYVEDCQVCCRPWQVGVRYGPDGAAQVTVDASDDGWDD; via the coding sequence ATGATCTACATCCAGATGCCGCCCGAGGACGCGGACGACGAGGCGCTCGACGCGGAGTTCCCCCTGGGCGACGGCACCGCCGACACCGTCGCGCTCGTGCAGTGCCCCTACTGCGGCGAGGAGATGGAGATGGCGCTGGACCCGGGAAGCGGCCCGCGGCAGGAGTACGTGGAAGACTGCCAGGTGTGCTGCCGCCCCTGGCAGGTAGGCGTGCGCTACGGCCCTGACGGCGCCGCGCAGGTGACCGTGGATGCCTCCGACGACGGCTGGGACGACTGA
- a CDS encoding helix-turn-helix domain-containing protein: MKIGARPLLVLHSNEAFRERVRKVAGREYTFQAVPDWPSLEEAVRDSPPSALVVVNPYEEVYGTTGPSPSLKSLLVEFPSTAVFAAMEIKPTRMDDLRTLGKWGVVQVISISHDDTPQAMVQRFRAAQGRPLKALLENVLPADTPGRARAIVDAAAEVVAVGGHGRDLARQLRLSRRTLLRWCERAELPPPRKLLAWMRILLAAELLDDPGRTVLSVAHACGYSSDSGLRRVTQKFVGSSPTELRRRGAFARSSKVFLEVLARYREENANVA, from the coding sequence ATGAAGATCGGCGCCCGTCCCCTGCTGGTTCTGCATAGCAACGAGGCCTTCCGCGAGCGCGTCCGCAAGGTGGCGGGCCGCGAATACACGTTCCAGGCGGTGCCCGACTGGCCGTCGCTGGAAGAAGCGGTGCGCGACTCTCCACCCTCCGCGCTGGTGGTGGTGAACCCGTACGAAGAGGTGTACGGCACGACCGGCCCGTCGCCCAGCCTCAAGTCGCTGCTGGTGGAGTTTCCCTCGACGGCGGTGTTCGCCGCGATGGAGATCAAGCCCACGCGCATGGACGACCTGCGCACGCTGGGCAAGTGGGGCGTGGTGCAGGTGATCTCCATCTCGCACGACGACACGCCGCAGGCCATGGTGCAGCGCTTTCGCGCCGCGCAGGGCCGGCCGCTGAAGGCGCTGCTGGAGAACGTGCTGCCCGCCGACACGCCGGGGCGCGCGCGCGCCATCGTCGACGCGGCGGCCGAGGTGGTGGCGGTGGGTGGACACGGGCGCGACCTGGCGCGCCAGCTTCGCCTCTCGCGCCGCACGCTGCTGCGCTGGTGCGAGCGCGCCGAGCTGCCGCCCCCGCGCAAGCTGCTGGCGTGGATGCGCATTCTCCTGGCCGCCGAGCTGCTGGACGACCCGGGCCGCACCGTGCTCTCGGTGGCCCACGCCTGCGGCTACTCGTCGGACAGCGGACTGCGACGCGTGACGCAGAAGTTCGTGGGCAGCAGCCCCACCGAGCTTCGCCGCCGCGGCGCCTTTGCCCGCTCGTCCAAGGTGTTCCTGGAGGTGCTGGCGCGGTACCGCGAGGAGAACGCGAACGTCGCGTAG
- a CDS encoding MFS transporter has product MTDTAYFDEHGPVGPADKKTIRTVIAASAVGTMIEWYDFYIFGSLATIIAGHFFPQGNTTLALVQTLATFAAGFAARPFGALVFGRVGDRVGRKYAFLVTLVIMGGATFVIGLLPGYASIGIFAPMTLLVLRLLQGLALGGEYGGAATYVAEHVPNNKRGYYTAFIQTTATLGLFVSLVVILLVRNAMSTEDWERWGWRIPFLLSAVLVLVSLFIRMRLAESPLFTRMKAQGKTSDAPVAESLGSVSRWQTMLTVLWGAAAGQAVVWYTGQFYALTWLESVGKVDFVDTRTIIAVALAAATPFFIVFGALSDRVGRKKVMMTGNLLAAIFIIPIFALMWRFTPAGGTYNPVMLTVCVFMLVILVTIVYGPIAAFLVESFPARVRYTSVSLPYHVGNGYFGGFLPVIATAVSAAAMANPGAFPVAARYAGLIYPVAVATITFIIGSLLLRETAHVDIHDENHVAVDPRPQPLVFGVLVALTFIALLMADLFLLPTFTPEGQPPYVQYVFRGLVVIVIAASLLPRMLRRR; this is encoded by the coding sequence ATGACCGACACCGCCTATTTCGACGAACACGGCCCGGTGGGCCCCGCCGACAAGAAGACGATCCGCACGGTGATCGCCGCGTCGGCCGTGGGGACGATGATCGAGTGGTACGACTTCTACATCTTCGGCAGCCTGGCCACCATCATCGCCGGGCACTTCTTTCCGCAGGGAAACACCACGCTGGCGCTGGTGCAGACGCTGGCGACATTTGCCGCCGGCTTCGCGGCGCGGCCGTTCGGCGCGCTGGTGTTCGGCCGCGTGGGCGACCGGGTGGGCCGCAAGTACGCCTTCCTGGTGACGCTGGTGATCATGGGCGGGGCTACGTTCGTCATCGGCCTGCTTCCCGGGTACGCCAGCATCGGCATCTTCGCGCCCATGACGCTGCTGGTGCTACGGCTTCTGCAGGGGCTGGCGCTGGGCGGCGAGTACGGCGGCGCGGCCACGTACGTGGCGGAACATGTGCCCAACAACAAGCGCGGCTACTACACGGCGTTCATCCAGACCACGGCCACGCTGGGCCTGTTCGTGTCGCTGGTGGTGATCCTGCTGGTGCGCAACGCCATGTCCACCGAGGACTGGGAGCGCTGGGGATGGCGGATTCCGTTCCTGCTTTCCGCGGTGCTGGTGCTGGTGTCGCTGTTCATCCGCATGCGCCTGGCCGAGAGCCCGCTCTTCACCCGCATGAAGGCGCAGGGCAAGACGTCGGACGCGCCGGTGGCCGAAAGCCTGGGCTCGGTTTCGCGGTGGCAGACCATGCTGACGGTGCTGTGGGGCGCGGCGGCGGGGCAGGCGGTGGTGTGGTACACGGGCCAGTTCTATGCGCTCACCTGGCTGGAAAGCGTGGGCAAGGTGGATTTCGTGGACACCCGCACCATCATCGCCGTGGCGCTGGCGGCGGCGACGCCGTTCTTCATCGTCTTTGGCGCGCTGTCTGACCGGGTGGGGCGCAAGAAGGTGATGATGACGGGCAACCTGCTGGCGGCCATCTTCATCATCCCCATCTTTGCGCTGATGTGGCGGTTCACGCCGGCGGGGGGCACGTACAACCCGGTGATGCTCACGGTGTGCGTGTTCATGCTGGTGATCCTGGTGACCATCGTGTACGGGCCCATCGCGGCGTTCCTGGTGGAGAGCTTTCCGGCGCGGGTGCGGTACACGTCGGTTTCGCTGCCCTACCACGTGGGCAATGGCTACTTCGGGGGATTCCTGCCGGTGATCGCCACGGCGGTGTCGGCGGCGGCGATGGCCAACCCGGGCGCCTTTCCCGTCGCGGCCCGCTACGCCGGGCTGATCTATCCCGTCGCGGTAGCGACCATCACCTTCATCATCGGGTCGCTGCTGCTGCGCGAGACCGCGCATGTGGACATCCACGACGAGAACCACGTGGCGGTAGACCCGCGTCCCCAGCCGCTGGTGTTCGGCGTGCTGGTGGCGCTGACGTTCATCGCGCTGCTGATGGCGGACCTGTTCCTGCTGCCGACGTTTACGCCCGAGGGCCAGCCGCCGTACGTACAGTACGTGTTCCGGGGACTGGTGGTGATCGTGATCGCCGCGTCGCTGCTGCCCCGGATGCTGCGGAGGCGGTAG
- the acs gene encoding acetate--CoA ligase has protein sequence MASEQTLDSLLTEDRSFPPPPEFARQAHVSDPAIYEQAEADPEAYWARWAGELHWFRPWDQVLEWEPPFAKWFVGGTLNAAYNCLDRHLDGPRRTKTALLWEGEPGDRKSFTYEELHAEVCRAANALRKLGVGKGDRVAIYLPMIPEAAVAMLACARIGAAHSVVFGGFSSESLRDRINDAKARLLITADGGYRRGGIVPLKRAADEALTEQGGCPSIEHVLVVRRHVEGEAVGGAQMEDGRDLWWHDVVAGEGAEAPAEEMDAEDLLYILYTSGTTGKPKGIMHTTGGYLTQAYATTKWVFDLKEDDVYWCTADVGWVTGHSYLVYGPLANGATVLMYEGAPDAPDRGRFWKIIQDYKVTIFYTAPTAIRAFMKWGTEWPSRFDLSSLRLLGTVGEPINPEAWIWYHLNIGHERCPIVDTWWQTETGAIMITPLPGVTETVPGSATRTFPGIHADILTLQGDCIDAGGGFLAIRRPWPSMLRGIWGDPERFRDTYWSKWQGMTVAGDQPGEGVYFPGDGAKRDERGYFWVIGRIDDVLNVAGHRIGTMEVESALVDHPAVAEAAVVGKAHELKGQAVAAFVTLKDGLAPTDELKRELSEHVVRKIGAIARPDAILFAGDLPKTRSGKIMRRLLKDIAEGRALGDTTTLADPSVVARLKDDYESKGEG, from the coding sequence ATGGCCTCCGAGCAGACCCTCGACTCGCTCCTTACCGAAGACCGCAGCTTTCCGCCGCCGCCCGAGTTCGCCCGGCAGGCGCACGTGTCCGATCCCGCCATCTACGAGCAGGCCGAGGCCGATCCCGAGGCGTACTGGGCGCGCTGGGCCGGCGAGCTCCACTGGTTCCGCCCGTGGGACCAGGTGCTGGAGTGGGAGCCGCCGTTCGCCAAATGGTTCGTGGGCGGAACGCTGAACGCGGCGTACAACTGCCTGGACCGCCACCTGGACGGTCCACGCCGCACCAAGACCGCGCTGCTGTGGGAGGGTGAGCCGGGCGACCGCAAGTCGTTCACGTACGAGGAGCTTCACGCCGAGGTCTGCCGCGCCGCCAACGCGCTGCGCAAGCTGGGCGTCGGCAAGGGCGACCGCGTGGCCATCTACCTGCCCATGATCCCCGAGGCGGCCGTCGCCATGCTGGCCTGCGCGCGCATCGGCGCGGCCCACTCGGTGGTGTTCGGCGGATTCTCGTCGGAGTCGCTGCGCGACCGCATCAACGACGCCAAGGCCCGCCTGCTGATCACGGCCGATGGCGGATACCGTCGCGGCGGCATCGTCCCGCTGAAGCGCGCGGCCGACGAGGCGCTGACGGAACAGGGGGGATGCCCGTCCATCGAGCACGTCCTGGTCGTCCGCCGCCACGTGGAGGGCGAGGCGGTCGGTGGAGCGCAGATGGAGGACGGGCGCGACCTGTGGTGGCACGACGTCGTCGCCGGCGAGGGCGCGGAGGCCCCGGCCGAGGAGATGGATGCCGAGGACCTGCTGTACATCCTCTACACCTCGGGCACGACGGGGAAGCCCAAGGGGATCATGCACACCACCGGCGGATACCTGACGCAGGCGTACGCCACCACCAAGTGGGTGTTCGACCTCAAGGAGGACGACGTCTACTGGTGCACGGCCGATGTCGGGTGGGTGACGGGGCACTCGTACCTGGTGTACGGTCCGCTGGCGAACGGCGCCACGGTGCTGATGTACGAGGGCGCGCCCGACGCGCCGGACCGCGGCCGGTTCTGGAAGATCATCCAGGACTACAAGGTCACCATCTTCTACACCGCGCCGACGGCCATCCGCGCGTTCATGAAGTGGGGCACCGAGTGGCCGTCCAGGTTCGACCTGTCGTCGCTGCGCCTGCTGGGCACGGTGGGCGAGCCCATCAACCCCGAGGCGTGGATCTGGTACCACCTGAACATCGGGCACGAGCGGTGCCCCATCGTCGACACGTGGTGGCAGACGGAAACGGGCGCCATCATGATTACGCCGCTGCCGGGGGTGACGGAAACGGTGCCCGGCTCGGCCACGCGCACCTTTCCCGGCATCCACGCCGACATCCTGACGCTGCAGGGCGACTGCATCGACGCGGGAGGCGGCTTCCTGGCCATCCGGCGCCCGTGGCCCTCCATGCTGCGCGGCATCTGGGGAGACCCGGAGCGCTTCCGCGACACGTACTGGAGCAAGTGGCAGGGGATGACGGTCGCCGGCGACCAGCCGGGCGAGGGGGTGTACTTTCCGGGGGATGGCGCCAAGCGTGACGAGCGCGGCTACTTCTGGGTGATCGGCCGCATCGACGACGTGCTGAACGTGGCGGGCCACCGCATCGGCACCATGGAGGTGGAGAGCGCGCTGGTGGACCACCCCGCCGTCGCCGAGGCCGCGGTCGTGGGCAAGGCGCACGAGCTGAAAGGGCAGGCGGTGGCGGCGTTCGTGACGCTCAAGGACGGCTTGGCGCCCACGGACGAGCTCAAGCGCGAGCTGTCGGAGCACGTGGTCCGAAAGATCGGCGCCATCGCGCGCCCCGACGCCATCCTCTTCGCGGGAGACCTCCCCAAGACACGCTCCGGCAAGATCATGCGCCGTCTGCTCAAGGACATAGCCGAAGGCCGCGCCCTCGGCGACACGACGACGCTGGCAGATCCCTCGGTGGTAGCGCGCCTCAAGGACGACTACGAGAGCAAGGGCGAGGGTTGA
- a CDS encoding Ig-like domain-containing protein: MKTNAMARGAAALLTMMMLAACGEGTTETGGRPTPEPVASVAVNPGALTVEVGAEMEIAAEPLSAAGRVLAGRAVSWSSSDEAVASVSAAGRVTARNAGVAFIRATVEGKTGEARLQVNAPAPRVDRVVVMPGDLALFAGEAQTVVAIAYTAESAPVGGLPVAWSSSNEQVATVAADGRVTAVAPGDAVIRATVAGKVGEARVRVMQPLPVVARVEVTPTMVQLKPAETWNFTAQALSAAGQSMPGLPVQWSSSNPAVATVDAAGKVTARAVGEALIRATAMGVTGEGRVVVPAPPEPDPEPVVFDLLRVEGQALPGPVFERTRADGKVNVQVLGGYLKADPFGQGNTTHYEIAIFLTIVRDGVWIDSETYFDEGTVERTEDGFIFRSSVTDDFTYQGRRGPDNTIVVTTTVGPTSPLREYTFKRP, translated from the coding sequence ATGAAGACGAACGCGATGGCGCGGGGCGCGGCGGCCCTGCTGACGATGATGATGCTCGCGGCGTGCGGCGAGGGTACGACGGAGACGGGCGGACGGCCCACGCCGGAGCCGGTGGCCTCGGTGGCCGTGAACCCCGGTGCGCTGACGGTGGAGGTAGGTGCGGAGATGGAGATCGCGGCCGAGCCGCTCTCGGCGGCGGGACGGGTGCTGGCCGGACGCGCGGTGTCGTGGAGCAGCAGCGACGAGGCCGTCGCCAGCGTTTCCGCGGCGGGTCGGGTGACGGCGCGGAACGCGGGTGTGGCGTTCATCCGCGCGACAGTGGAAGGCAAGACGGGCGAGGCGCGGCTGCAGGTGAATGCCCCTGCGCCGCGGGTGGACCGCGTGGTGGTGATGCCCGGTGACCTGGCGCTGTTCGCGGGCGAGGCGCAGACGGTGGTCGCCATCGCCTACACGGCGGAGAGCGCGCCGGTGGGCGGGCTCCCGGTGGCCTGGTCCAGCAGCAACGAGCAGGTGGCGACGGTCGCGGCCGACGGTCGCGTGACGGCGGTGGCCCCGGGCGACGCGGTGATCCGCGCGACCGTGGCGGGTAAGGTGGGCGAGGCCCGCGTGCGGGTGATGCAGCCGCTGCCGGTGGTGGCGCGGGTGGAGGTGACGCCCACGATGGTGCAGCTCAAGCCGGCGGAGACGTGGAACTTCACGGCGCAGGCGCTGTCGGCCGCCGGGCAGTCGATGCCGGGCCTGCCGGTGCAGTGGAGCAGCAGCAACCCGGCCGTGGCGACGGTGGATGCCGCGGGCAAGGTGACGGCGCGCGCGGTGGGAGAGGCCCTGATCCGCGCCACGGCGATGGGCGTGACGGGCGAGGGCCGGGTGGTGGTGCCCGCGCCGCCCGAGCCCGATCCGGAGCCGGTGGTGTTCGACCTGCTGCGAGTGGAGGGCCAGGCGCTGCCCGGTCCGGTGTTCGAGCGGACGCGCGCCGACGGCAAGGTGAACGTGCAGGTGCTGGGCGGATACCTGAAGGCCGACCCGTTCGGCCAGGGCAACACGACGCACTACGAGATCGCGATCTTCCTGACCATCGTGCGCGACGGCGTGTGGATCGACAGCGAGACCTACTTCGACGAGGGCACGGTCGAGCGCACGGAGGACGGCTTCATCTTCCGCTCCTCGGTCACGGACGACTTCACCTACCAGGGCCGCCGCGGCCCGGACAACACGATCGTGGTGACGACGACGGTGGGGCCGACCAGTCCGCTGCGGGAATACACGTTCAAGCGGCCGTAG
- a CDS encoding menaquinone biosynthesis protein, with protein sequence MGGTEGDGAEGRLRLGHITYSNCFPVHARLMDRGAPAWLQVVEGVPSYLNGLLDRGRIDVAPCSSIEFARHAAGYRVLPDLVIGSRGPVRSILFLTRVPPAELSGRTVAMPTASATSVVLLKVLLKLRWGATPRFTWFDQARDDPFAAGADAALFIGDVALRPGLHPEVPTRFDLGAEWMEHTGLPFAFAVWQAGGGTDEQLGRLHAELLESRAYGLEHRAALADRYAAHFGFTPEFLDRYWADLSYELDGPMLQGLAKFYELAAEIGEIEAPPEIRFAGG encoded by the coding sequence ATGGGCGGTACCGAGGGGGACGGAGCGGAGGGGCGGCTGCGGCTGGGCCACATCACCTACAGCAACTGCTTTCCCGTTCATGCGCGGCTGATGGACCGCGGGGCGCCGGCGTGGCTGCAGGTGGTCGAAGGGGTGCCCTCGTACCTGAACGGGCTGCTCGACCGGGGCCGGATCGACGTGGCGCCCTGCTCCAGCATCGAGTTCGCCCGGCATGCGGCGGGCTACCGCGTGCTGCCGGACCTGGTAATCGGCTCGAGGGGGCCGGTGCGCAGCATCCTCTTTCTCACCCGCGTGCCTCCGGCGGAGCTGTCGGGGCGCACGGTGGCGATGCCCACCGCGTCCGCCACGTCGGTGGTGCTGCTGAAGGTGCTGCTGAAGCTTCGCTGGGGCGCCACGCCACGGTTCACCTGGTTCGACCAGGCGCGCGACGACCCGTTCGCCGCCGGGGCCGACGCGGCGCTGTTCATCGGCGACGTGGCGCTGCGACCGGGGCTTCATCCCGAGGTCCCCACGCGGTTCGACCTGGGCGCGGAGTGGATGGAGCACACCGGGCTCCCGTTCGCCTTCGCCGTCTGGCAGGCGGGCGGCGGCACGGACGAGCAGCTCGGCCGCCTGCACGCCGAGCTGCTGGAGTCGCGCGCCTACGGCCTGGAGCACCGCGCCGCCCTCGCGGACCGATACGCCGCGCACTTCGGCTTCACGCCGGAGTTCCTGGACCGCTATTGGGCCGACCTCTCGTACGAGCTGGATGGGCCCATGCTGCAGGGACTGGCGAAGTTCTACGAGCTGGCCGCGGAGATCGGCGAGATCGAGGCACCCCCGGAGATCCGCTTCGCCGGCGGGTGA
- a CDS encoding SGNH/GDSL hydrolase family protein → MKKRSLGTVLRAAALAGTVLLGACVDGGDELLSPRVPLAGGALFQRYVSLGNSITAGYQSGGINDSLQTRAYPVLLAERAGGQFYAPLIARPGCPRPFLAPLGATGRLGTADSCTRIDNPPFVSNLAVPGERLRDLMVFPSGQLGQLHTLIVGPRTQVRAMIESQPTFVSVWIGNNDALEASVSGILGPRSPGADSSLTPLATFQAQLNALVDSIKIAAPQGAMLVGVVNAVQAAPIIQPGAYFFLARDAATGRFNGKSVNANCSPVNALGQPNPLAANMVSFQIVGDTLFPEINCDPASFPVGDPRRGAYVLDTSEQAIVGARVNAFNAAIQQAATANNWLYVDPNQVLLPFLQNNKGEGATPVVAGRYQYLRKCQALGSATTAAQFQAAVLNSCPVPGATQAPNFFGALMSFDGVHPSTAAHVILANAFAAAINAKYGTSIPTS, encoded by the coding sequence ATGAAGAAGAGATCGCTGGGTACCGTGCTGCGCGCCGCGGCGCTGGCCGGCACGGTGCTGCTCGGCGCCTGCGTGGACGGCGGCGACGAGCTGCTGTCGCCGCGCGTGCCGCTCGCCGGTGGCGCGCTGTTCCAACGCTACGTGTCGCTGGGCAACTCCATTACCGCGGGCTACCAGTCCGGCGGCATCAACGACAGCCTGCAGACCCGGGCCTACCCGGTGCTGCTGGCTGAGCGCGCGGGGGGCCAGTTCTACGCGCCGCTGATCGCGCGCCCCGGGTGCCCGCGCCCGTTCCTGGCGCCGCTGGGCGCCACGGGACGGCTCGGCACCGCGGATAGCTGCACACGCATCGACAACCCGCCGTTCGTCAGCAACCTGGCGGTTCCGGGCGAGCGCCTGCGCGACCTGATGGTGTTCCCGTCGGGGCAGCTCGGCCAGCTCCACACCCTGATCGTGGGCCCGCGCACGCAGGTGCGGGCCATGATCGAGTCCCAGCCGACGTTCGTGTCGGTGTGGATCGGGAACAACGACGCGCTCGAGGCTTCGGTCAGCGGCATCCTGGGGCCGCGATCCCCCGGCGCCGACTCGTCGCTTACCCCGCTGGCCACCTTCCAGGCGCAGCTGAACGCGCTGGTGGATTCCATCAAGATCGCCGCCCCGCAGGGCGCCATGCTGGTGGGCGTGGTGAACGCGGTACAGGCCGCCCCCATCATCCAGCCGGGCGCGTACTTCTTCCTGGCGCGCGACGCGGCTACGGGGCGGTTCAACGGCAAGTCGGTGAACGCCAACTGCTCGCCAGTGAACGCGCTCGGCCAGCCCAATCCGCTGGCGGCGAACATGGTGTCGTTTCAGATCGTCGGCGACACCCTCTTCCCCGAGATCAACTGCGATCCAGCCTCCTTCCCGGTAGGTGACCCCCGCCGCGGCGCCTACGTGCTCGACACCAGCGAGCAGGCCATCGTCGGGGCCCGCGTGAACGCATTCAACGCGGCCATCCAGCAGGCCGCGACGGCGAACAACTGGCTGTACGTGGACCCGAACCAGGTTCTGCTGCCTTTCCTGCAGAACAACAAGGGCGAGGGCGCTACCCCGGTGGTCGCCGGCCGCTACCAGTACCTGCGCAAGTGCCAGGCGCTGGGTTCGGCAACGACCGCCGCCCAGTTCCAGGCGGCGGTGCTCAACTCGTGCCCGGTGCCGGGCGCCACACAGGCACCAAACTTCTTCGGAGCGCTGATGTCCTTCGACGGCGTGCACCCCTCCACGGCGGCGCACGTGATCCTGGCGAACGCGTTCGCCGCGGCGATCAACGCGAAGTACGGCACCTCCATTCCGACCAGCTGA
- a CDS encoding OmpP1/FadL family transporter produces the protein MRRSLAIASAAAAVSVAAGAPLHAQGSMVDQQSACMAARAGAGVALPCDDGSTVWFNPAGMATSPSAIGVGVALVRAGNTFKYDPGMAPTSDNTIEREDATVPVPQAYVNFRASERLAVGVSALAPYGLGLEWDVCPATTPRCSTTNFEGRFTGYDNQLRGFYIQPTVAYQVIPGRLSLGAGLDYVMGKIDVSRRQFGPETVGLGSTEVADVNLFGEGTGWTYHLGGMLQLGEGAYLGARYLGSAEVDLDGDATFAPVKTGNDPVDAVIAAGLPKDQGVGTTLTFPSQVVVGVGARVHPRINLMGDFQRTHWSSFDVLPVEFETAAPDTLVLGYNDANTFRLAADFQATDALVVRAGFRYNEAATPRATPLLPEGERNYYSLGLGYRVTRALSTDFSFQYINQPPRAGAVLPGGPRAGIYESRGMVFNFTLAYRFGGAAEQP, from the coding sequence ATGAGACGAAGTCTGGCCATCGCCAGTGCCGCGGCGGCCGTGAGCGTGGCGGCCGGAGCCCCGCTGCACGCGCAGGGCTCCATGGTCGATCAGCAGAGCGCCTGCATGGCGGCGCGCGCCGGCGCCGGCGTGGCGCTGCCGTGCGACGACGGCTCTACGGTGTGGTTCAACCCCGCCGGAATGGCGACGAGCCCCTCGGCCATCGGGGTGGGCGTGGCGCTGGTGCGCGCGGGCAACACCTTCAAGTACGATCCCGGAATGGCGCCGACGTCGGACAACACCATCGAGCGCGAGGACGCCACGGTTCCGGTTCCGCAGGCGTACGTGAACTTCCGCGCCAGCGAGCGGCTGGCCGTGGGCGTCAGCGCGCTGGCGCCGTACGGCCTGGGGCTGGAATGGGACGTGTGCCCCGCCACGACCCCCCGCTGCAGCACCACCAACTTCGAGGGCCGCTTCACCGGGTACGACAACCAGCTGCGCGGCTTCTACATTCAGCCCACCGTGGCGTACCAGGTGATCCCCGGCCGGCTTTCGCTGGGCGCGGGCCTGGACTACGTGATGGGGAAGATCGACGTCAGCCGCCGGCAGTTCGGCCCCGAGACCGTGGGGCTGGGCAGCACCGAGGTGGCCGACGTGAACCTGTTTGGCGAAGGCACCGGCTGGACGTACCACCTGGGCGGCATGCTGCAGCTGGGTGAAGGCGCGTACCTGGGCGCCCGCTACCTGGGTTCGGCCGAGGTTGACCTGGACGGCGATGCCACCTTCGCCCCCGTGAAGACGGGCAACGATCCCGTGGACGCGGTGATCGCGGCCGGCCTGCCCAAGGACCAGGGCGTCGGCACCACGCTCACCTTTCCCAGCCAGGTGGTGGTGGGCGTGGGCGCGCGGGTGCACCCCCGCATCAACCTGATGGGCGACTTCCAGCGCACCCACTGGTCCAGCTTCGACGTGCTGCCGGTGGAGTTCGAGACCGCCGCGCCCGACACGCTGGTGCTGGGCTACAACGACGCCAACACCTTCCGCCTGGCCGCCGACTTCCAGGCGACGGACGCGCTGGTGGTGCGCGCGGGGTTCCGCTACAACGAGGCGGCGACGCCCCGCGCCACGCCGCTGCTTCCCGAGGGTGAGCGCAACTACTACTCGCTGGGGCTGGGCTACCGCGTGACGCGCGCGCTCTCGACGGACTTCTCGTTCCAGTACATCAACCAGCCGCCGCGCGCGGGCGCCGTGCTCCCGGGCGGGCCCCGGGCCGGCATCTACGAGTCGCGCGGCATGGTCTTCAACTTCACGCTGGCGTACCGCTTCGGCGGGGCCGCCGAGCAGCCCTGA
- a CDS encoding SCO family protein, which yields MSSNPGRPSRWPLVAMVAASLAVIVGAGVATAPRPGPAFHGTTYTGTGPAADFALTDQDGRPTTLSTFRGTPVLLFFGYTNCPDVCPLTLQKLTRAVERAGRRARDTRIVLVTLDPERDTPAVLKAYASRFGDGIVALTGDSASLAQARRGYGAYVMIADSAQPRAAHGEHGEHAPKPAGLLAHPGAVYGIDRRGDLQVIISDAASPEQAEHDIRTLARM from the coding sequence ATGTCCAGCAATCCAGGCCGCCCCTCCCGTTGGCCCCTCGTGGCGATGGTCGCGGCCTCTCTGGCCGTGATCGTGGGTGCCGGCGTGGCGACGGCGCCCCGCCCGGGGCCCGCCTTTCACGGCACCACCTACACGGGAACCGGCCCCGCGGCGGATTTCGCGCTGACGGACCAGGACGGCCGGCCCACCACGCTGTCCACCTTCCGCGGCACGCCGGTGCTGCTGTTCTTCGGCTATACGAACTGCCCCGACGTCTGCCCGCTGACGCTACAGAAGCTCACCCGGGCCGTGGAGCGCGCCGGCCGCCGAGCCCGCGACACGCGGATCGTGCTGGTGACGCTGGACCCGGAGCGCGACACCCCCGCGGTCCTCAAGGCCTACGCCTCCCGCTTCGGCGACGGCATCGTGGCGCTGACGGGCGACAGTGCGTCGCTGGCCCAGGCTCGCCGGGGGTACGGCGCATACGTGATGATCGCCGACTCGGCGCAGCCCCGCGCCGCCCACGGCGAGCACGGCGAGCACGCGCCGAAGCCGGCGGGCCTGCTGGCGCACCCCGGCGCGGTGTACGGCATCGACCGGCGCGGCGACCTGCAGGTGATCATCTCCGACGCCGCCAGCCCCGAGCAGGCCGAGCACGACATTCGCACGCTCGCCCGGATGTAG